A single window of Phyllostomus discolor isolate MPI-MPIP mPhyDis1 chromosome 13, mPhyDis1.pri.v3, whole genome shotgun sequence DNA harbors:
- the DNAAF5 gene encoding dynein assembly factor 5, axonemal: MAAVVAAEAAAPAGPAEPAEAAELSRSLSRLLPGLEADSKLGRRRALEALQRALEAEQPDSPAADPAAFQGPWARLLLPRLLRCLADPAEGCRALAAHLLALGLRRAARPRDALPRLLPALAARLAGPEPARRSPPEACEELRLALVQLLRLAVDLGGAALAPHLDDAVRALRCTLLDPFAAVRRESCECAAGLARATPDHFHMQSESLVGPLMQSISHQHWKVRVAVVEATGTVIQFGSGKSVDDVLPHFAQRLFDDVPQVRQAVTRVVGGWLLDLRDRYSFFHKLIPLLLSSLDDEMPHIVHEAASLWEKAGLQWQKENEEDLKDKLDFASPPPAHHPCPERRPGLGCRELVFRNLCKILPAICHDITDWVVATRVKSAQLLAVLLLHAEDHATQHLEVLLRTLLLACADEEPAVVRSCTRSAELVGTFVSPEAVLKLIWPMLKKSPSASGLLVLASVIRGCPREALRPHLRAVVAELAGTHVRQGSEELRYGQHLLLCVRALVGVSREDCRGCGLPLLRVLLTVMALPGAESLGDQVQETVDALAAAEGGGDSQDLYREHTGPLLEALAGSQQDWTVHSPELLQFVALVAHAGPALGEALPHLVPVLRGCLQPDRDPQMRLKLFALLSRTLLRAKETVDSQGQLHSYLDTLIKDIVAPNLQWRAGRTAAAIRTAAVSCLWTLLSSGVLSAAQVQDVRETLTPQLLTTLEEDSQTTRLTSCRILDAFLKTSGDAIDADKLIKIYPELLKRLDDVSQEVRLAAAAALASWLRRVGNGDGKSYYQSHVQHLYQELLVYLDDPETAVQDAVQEVLEAGSGLFPDLLVREAEAVVHKHRSPTRCEQLLRHVQAGPPAQ; encoded by the exons ATGGCGGCTGTGGTGGCGGCGGAGGCCGCGGCGCCCGCAGGCCCGGCCGAGCCGGCCGAAGCGGCGGAGCTGAGCCGCTCCCTGAGCCGCCTGCTGCCCGGGCTGGAGGCCGACAGCAAGCTGGGCCGGCGGCGCGCGCTCGAGGCGCTGCAGCGCGCCCTGGAAGCGGAGCAGCCCGACTCGCCAGCCGCCGATCCCGCCGCCTTCCAGGGCCCTTGGGCGCGTCTGCTGCTGCCGCGGCTGCTACGCTGCCTGGCGGACCCGGCCGAAGGCTGCCGCGCGCTGGCCGCGcacctgctggccctgggctTGCGGCGCGCCGCGCGGCCCCGCGACGCTCTGCCGCGCCTGCTGCCCGCGCTCGCCGCGCGCCTGGCCGGCCCGGAGCCCGCGCGCCGCTCGCCGCCCGAGGCCTGCGAGGAGCTGCGCCTGGCGCTCGTGCAGCTGCTGCGGCTGGCGGTGGACCTGGGCGGCGCTGCGCTCGCGCCCCACCTGGACGACGCGGTGCGCGCGCTGCGCTGCACGCTGCTCGACCCTTTCGCCGCCGTGCGCCGCGAGAGCTGCGAGTGCGCCGCGGGCCTGGCGCGTGCCACGCCAG acCACTTCCACATGCAGTCGGAGTCTCTCGTCGGCCCCCTGATGCAGAGCATCTCCCACCAGCACTGGAAGGTCCGCGTGGCCGTCGTTGAGGCCACGGGCACGGTGATCCAGTTCGGCAGCGGGAAGTCAGTGGACGACGTGCTGCCTCACTTCGCTCAGCGGCTCTTCGATGACGTCCCCCAG GTGCGGCAGGCGGTGACCCGCGTGGTGGGGGGCTGGCTGCTGGACCTGCGGGACCGGTACTCCTTCTTCCACAAGCTCATCCCGCTGCTGCTCAGCAGCCTCGACGACGAGATGCCACACATCGT GCATGAGGCTGCCAGCCTCTGGGAGAAGGCCGGCCTGCAGTGGCAGAAGGAGAATGAGGAGGACCTCAAGGACAAGCTGGACtttgcctctccccctcccgcccATCACCCCTGTCCAG AGCGTCGCCCGGGGCTGGGCTGTCGGGAGCTCGTCTTCAGAAACCTCTGCAAGATCCTCCCCGCCATCTGTCACGACATCACGGACTGGGTGGTGGCGACGCGGGTGAAGTCCGCGCAGCTGCTGGCGGTGCTGCTGCTGCACGCGGAGGACCACGCCACGCAGCACCTGGAGGTCCTGCTCCGGACCCTGCTGCTGGCCTGCGCAGACGAGGAGCCGGCCGTGGTGCGCAGC TGCACCCGGTCCGCGGAGCTGGTGGGGACGTTTGTCAGCCCGGAGGCCGTCCTGAAGCTCATCTGGCCGATGCTGAAGAAGTCGCCCTCTGCCTCCGGCCTCCTGGTGCTGGCCTCGGTTATCCGGGGCTGCCCGAGGGAAGCCCTGCGGCCGCACCTGAGGGCCGTCGTGGCGGAGCTGGCGGGGACGCACGTCCGGCAGGGGTCGGAGGAG CTCCGCTACGGCCAGCACCTGCTGCTGTGTGTGCGGGCCCTGGTGGGCGTGAGCCGCGAGGACTGTCGGGGGTGCGGCCTGCCGCTCCTGCGCGTGCTGCTGACCGTGATGGCACTCCCGGGGGCCGAGAGCCTCGGCGACCAG GTTCAGGAGACCGTGGACGCGCTGGCCGCGGCGGAGGGCGGAGGTGACAGCCAGGACCTCTACCGCGAGCACACCGGGCCCCTCCTGGAGGCGCTGGCCGGGTCCCAGCAGGACTGGACCGTGCACTCCCCGGAGCTGCTGCAGTTCGTCGCGCTGGTCGCCCACGCAG GCCCTGCCCTCGGAGAAGCGCTGCCCCACCTGGTCCCCGTGCTCCGGGGCTGCCTGCAGCCTGACAGAGACCCCCAGATGCGCCTGAAGCTCTTCGCCCTCCTGTCCCGGACGCTGCTGAGAGCAAAGGAGACTGTGGACTCCCAAGG GCAGCTCCACAGCTACCTCGACACCCTGATAAAGGACATCGTGGCCCCCAACCTGCAGTGGCGAGCGGGGAGGACGGCCGCCGCCATCCGCACGGCCGCCGTGTCCTGCCTCTGGACGCTTCTCAGCAGCGGCGTGCTGTCGGCTGCACAG GTGCAGGACGTGCGGGAGACGCTGACGCCCCAGCTGCTGACCACCCTGGAGGAGGACTCTCAGACGACGCGGCTGACTTCGTGCCGGATCCTCGACGCCTTCTTGAAAACCTCTGGCGACGCGATCGATGCAGATAAACTCATCAAGATTTATCCTG AGCTCCTCAAGCGCCTGGATGACGTGTCCCAGGAAGTGAGGCTGGCGGCGGCCGCcgccctggccagctggctgcGGCGCGTCGGGAACGGGGACGGGAAGTCCTACTACCAGAGCCACGTCCAGCACCTGTACCAGGAGCTCCTCGTCTACCTGGACGATCCCGAGACCGCCGTCCAGGACGCCGTCCAGG AGGTCCTTGAAGCCGGCAGCGGCCTGTTCCCTGACCTGCTGGTGAGGGAGGCGGAGGCCGTGGTCCACAAGCACCGCTCCCCCACGCGCTGCGAGCAGCTCCTGCGGCACGTGCAAGCCGGGCCGCCCGCCCAGTGA